The proteins below come from a single Amphiura filiformis chromosome 15, Afil_fr2py, whole genome shotgun sequence genomic window:
- the LOC140170867 gene encoding uncharacterized protein gives MEGDDSMIDQEVMTFSSASLIDTNMPISTTPTNINAIILNSQIPGAQRLCTVADSDTSPATTSLSLTHQAGISMTNQGQAGVSHQDHTAVGITHQSQTGVGITHQGQASMIGISHQGHAGMGVTRQGQTGIRRSITQQGQARIIGAVHQGQTGVGIPHQGKAMVGVVHQGQTGVGIPHQGKTMVGVAHQGQTGVVVTHHGQTGVVVSHQDQSGVVVTHQGHAGIGTHQGQAAIGISHQGQTGIVDVTRQGQSGVVVTHQGHAGIGTNQGQAAIGIGHHGQTGIVDVTRQGQSGVVVTHNGQSGVVVTHQGQSGVVVTHQNQPSVGISQAQMPIISTAGTTLRLPQIVAVEGGIKPDISLCSRVLKSFSDQDQASSDLEVQSVMFPETRGLLPTVKRICPSRSSSSSKSSKSSYSPMRQPTTLTNAKRGNVQTTTPTFLPEDMTIHQLAAQGELSLLSERMESLEMEKVDKTDVQGYTPLMWACAHDQIDIIEYLIRYGADASKVSIEGECALSFASSNGNVDVVRLLLAENIDVNNYDWNGGTPLLYAVYNNHPKCCELLLQAGADMTIETDGGHTALSLALALGHKGVQQVIEKHMLGLLQRV, from the exons ATGGAAGGTGATGATTCTATGATAGACCAAGAAGTCATGACATTTTCTTCAGCATCATTAATAGACACCAACATGCCAATATCAACCACGCCAACAAATATCAATGCCATCATCCTCAATAGTCAGATACCTGGTGCACAGAGACTATGTACAGTCGCAGACTCAGACACATCTCCTGCAACCACAAGTCTTTCCTTAACTCATCAGGCTGGTATTAGCATGACCAATCAAGGCCAGGCTGGTGTAAGCCATCAAGACCATACTGCTGTAGGTATCACTCACCAAAGCCAAACTGGTGTAGGCATCACCCATCAAGGCCAGGCTAGTATGATAGGTATCTCCCATCAAGGCCATGCTGGTATGGGTGTCACCCGTCAGGGCCAAACTGGTATACGTAGAAGCATCACTCAACAAGGACAGGCTCGTATAATAGGCGCTGTCCATCAAGGCCAGACTGGTGTAGGCATCCCTCATCAAGGCAAGGCTATGGTAGGTGTTGTCCATCAAGGCCAGACTGGGGTAGGCATCCCCCACCAAGGCAAGACTATGGTAGGTGTTGCCCATCAAGGACAAACTGGTGTTGTTGTCACCCATCATGGGCAAACTGGTGTTGTTGTCTCCCATCAAGACCAGTCTGGTGTAGTTGTCACTCATCAAGGACATGCTGGTATAGGCACCCATCAAGGCCAGGCTGCTATTGGTATCAGCCATCAAGGTCAAACTGGTATAGTAGATGTCACCCGTCAAGGCCAGTCAGGTGTAGTTGTCACCCATCAAGGACATGCTGGTATAGGTACCAATCAAGGTCAGGCTGCTATAGGCATCGGCCATCACGGTCAAACTGGTATAGTTGATGTCACCCGTCAAGGCCAGTCAGGTGTAGTTGTCACCCACAATGGCCAGTCCGGTGTAGTCGTCACCCATCAAGGCCAGTCTGGTGTAGTTGTCACTCATCAAAATCAACCTAGTGTAGGTATTTCTCAAGCTCAAATGCCAATCATCAGTACTGCTGGGACTACTTTGAGATTGCCACAAATTGTAGCTGTTGAAGGAGGTATCAAACCAGATATATCATTATGTTCCAGAGTTTTGAAATCTTTCAGTGATCAGGACCAAGCCAGCTCAGATTTGGAAGTGCAATCAGTTATGTTTCCCG AAACCAGAGGTTTGCTGCCAACAGTGAAACGCATCTGTCCCAgtagatcatcatcatcaagtaAATCAAGTAAATCCAGCTACTCACCAATGAGG cAACCAACAACACTCACAAATGCCAAAAGAGGGAATGTTCAAACAACAACCCCAACATTTTTACCAG aGGATATGACCATCCATCAGTTAGCTGCTCAGGGAGAATTGTCATTACTAAGTGAAAGAATGGAGAGCTTGGAAATGGAAAAAGTTGACAAAACTGATGTTCAG GGTTACACACCATTAATGTGGGCCTGCGCACACGACCAAATAGACATCATTGAATACTTGATACGGTATGGTGCCGACGCATCCAAAGTAAGCATAGAAGGAGAGTGCGCCCTCTCATTTGCGAGTAGTAATGGCAATGTGGATGTGGTACGCTTGTTATTAGCAGAGAATATAGATGTTAATAATTATGACTGG AATGGTGGTACTCCCTTATTATATGCTGTATATAATAACCATCCCAAATGTTGTGAACTACTGTTACAAGCTGGTGCTGATATGACGATAGAAACTGATGGTGGACATACAGCTTTAAGTCTTGCTCTGGCATTAGGACATAAAGGAG TGCAACAAGTCATAGAAAAACACATGCTGGGATTACTGCAGAGAGTATAA